A single region of the Marinobacter nanhaiticus D15-8W genome encodes:
- the pepN gene encoding aminopeptidase N: MRTNQPQTIYLKDYKVPPFLVDHVDLRFELFEEGARVYNSMEIRRNPEAEPGQPLELDGEGLELEGLTLNGLPLADSDYEVTSGGLRIEKVSDSFTLGVVTWILPQENTRLEGLYKSSGMFCTQCEAEGFRWITYFPDRPDVMARFRTQVEADKARYPVLLSNGNDVESGDLEGGRHFVVWEDPFPKPCYLFALVAGDLVEKRDTFTTQSGRDIDLRMYVEPRNAEKCDHAIDSLKRSMRWDEQVYGREYDLDIFMIVAVDDFNMGAMENKGLNIFNSSCVLASPDTATDAAFQRIEAIVAHEYFHNWSGNRVTCRDWFQLSLKEGFTVFRDSQFSADMGSPTVKRIEDATLLRTAQFAEDSGPMAHPVRPDSYIEISNFYTLTVYEKGAEVVRMLHTLLGAENFRAGSDLYFNRHDGQAVTTDDFVKAMEDASGKDLTQFRRWYGQAGTPIVEVSDEYDADAKTYTLNVRQYIPPTPGQTEKLPQHIPFSLGLIGEHGEDLPLKLESGETDAPTERVLELTEAEHSFVFHDVSEQPVPSLLRGFSAPVKVRYPWTRDQLLFLMGHDSDGFNRWDAGQRLAVDVIQSLINQPQELTVDPRLVTAFRQLLSDSNLDQALVAKMLQLPSEAYLIELSEAADVQGIHKARTRVLNQLALQLRDELLACYRRNREEGPYEPTPEAIARRSVRNTALSWLMHINDEEARLLALQQFGQAGNMTDQSGALRALVNSDFEEDRTKALGDFYDQFSQDPQVVEQWFSIQAGSPRTGTLPAVETLLEHDAFDWKNPNKIRSVIGAFANQNLANFHATDGSGYRFLARHILALDSTNPQIAARLVAPLTRWRNYGDVYREGMKAALEQIHAKPDLSKDVYEVVHKSLVD, from the coding sequence ATGCGAACCAACCAGCCACAGACGATCTACCTGAAGGACTACAAGGTGCCGCCTTTCCTGGTGGACCATGTCGACCTGCGTTTTGAGCTTTTCGAGGAAGGAGCGCGGGTCTACAACTCCATGGAGATCCGCCGTAACCCCGAGGCCGAACCCGGGCAGCCGCTCGAGCTCGATGGGGAAGGGCTGGAGCTTGAGGGCCTGACGCTCAATGGTCTGCCGCTGGCTGACTCCGATTACGAGGTGACTTCGGGCGGTTTGCGAATCGAGAAGGTCTCTGACAGTTTCACGCTGGGCGTGGTGACGTGGATCCTGCCGCAGGAAAACACCCGGCTTGAGGGGCTCTACAAGTCTTCGGGTATGTTCTGTACCCAATGTGAGGCTGAAGGCTTCCGCTGGATTACCTATTTTCCGGACCGCCCGGATGTCATGGCCCGATTCCGTACCCAGGTGGAAGCGGACAAGGCGCGTTATCCGGTGCTGCTATCGAACGGTAACGATGTCGAAAGCGGCGACCTGGAAGGCGGCCGGCATTTCGTCGTTTGGGAGGATCCGTTCCCCAAGCCTTGCTACCTGTTTGCGCTGGTGGCTGGCGATCTCGTTGAAAAGCGGGATACATTCACCACCCAATCCGGACGCGACATCGACCTGCGCATGTACGTCGAACCGCGTAACGCGGAGAAGTGCGATCACGCCATTGATTCGCTCAAACGCTCCATGCGTTGGGATGAGCAGGTCTACGGCCGCGAGTATGATCTGGACATCTTCATGATCGTGGCCGTGGATGACTTCAACATGGGTGCCATGGAAAACAAGGGGCTGAACATCTTCAACTCCTCCTGCGTGCTGGCAAGCCCCGATACCGCGACCGATGCCGCCTTCCAGCGCATCGAAGCCATCGTCGCCCACGAATACTTCCATAATTGGTCGGGCAACCGCGTGACCTGCCGCGACTGGTTCCAGCTCAGCCTGAAGGAAGGCTTCACCGTATTCCGCGACTCCCAGTTCTCTGCCGATATGGGCTCCCCCACGGTCAAGCGGATAGAGGACGCTACGCTGCTACGCACGGCGCAGTTTGCCGAGGATTCCGGGCCTATGGCGCATCCGGTGCGTCCGGATTCCTATATCGAAATTTCCAACTTCTATACGCTGACGGTGTATGAGAAGGGTGCCGAAGTCGTGCGCATGTTGCATACCCTGTTGGGGGCAGAGAACTTCCGTGCCGGTAGTGACCTCTACTTCAATCGCCATGACGGCCAGGCGGTGACCACCGACGACTTCGTCAAGGCCATGGAAGACGCCAGCGGCAAGGATCTCACCCAGTTCCGCCGCTGGTACGGTCAGGCCGGTACGCCTATCGTCGAGGTGTCAGATGAGTACGATGCCGATGCGAAAACCTACACTCTCAACGTGCGCCAGTATATTCCACCTACGCCTGGCCAGACGGAAAAGTTGCCCCAGCACATCCCGTTCTCGCTGGGTCTGATTGGCGAGCATGGTGAAGACCTGCCGCTGAAACTGGAGTCCGGCGAGACGGATGCGCCCACCGAGCGGGTGCTGGAGCTGACCGAAGCCGAGCATTCCTTTGTATTCCACGATGTATCCGAGCAACCGGTGCCTTCTCTGCTGCGTGGCTTCTCGGCGCCGGTGAAGGTACGTTACCCCTGGACTCGCGATCAACTGCTGTTCCTGATGGGGCACGACAGCGATGGTTTCAATCGATGGGACGCAGGCCAGCGCCTTGCTGTGGATGTTATCCAGTCGCTGATCAACCAGCCTCAGGAACTGACGGTCGATCCGCGCCTGGTAACTGCATTCCGTCAGCTCCTCTCCGACTCCAACCTGGATCAGGCGTTGGTGGCCAAGATGCTGCAGTTGCCCAGCGAAGCGTATCTGATCGAGCTTTCCGAGGCGGCGGACGTGCAGGGTATACACAAGGCGCGCACCCGTGTGCTGAACCAGTTGGCCCTGCAACTGCGCGACGAGCTGCTCGCCTGTTATCGCCGTAACCGCGAGGAAGGCCCCTACGAGCCGACACCGGAAGCGATCGCGCGACGGTCAGTCCGTAATACGGCACTGAGCTGGCTGATGCATATCAACGATGAAGAAGCCCGTCTGCTTGCCCTGCAGCAGTTCGGCCAGGCCGGTAACATGACCGACCAGTCGGGCGCATTGCGGGCGCTGGTCAACTCCGACTTCGAGGAAGACCGGACCAAGGCGCTGGGCGATTTCTACGACCAGTTCAGCCAGGATCCGCAAGTGGTGGAGCAGTGGTTTTCCATCCAGGCGGGCAGCCCGCGGACCGGGACCTTGCCGGCGGTCGAGACGTTGCTTGAACATGACGCGTTCGATTGGAAGAACCCGAACAAGATCCGGTCTGTAATCGGAGCCTTCGCCAATCAGAACCTGGCGAACTTCCATGCCACAGACGGTTCGGGCTACCGCTTCCTGGCCAGGCACATCCTGGCGCTGGACAGCACCAATCCGCAGATCGCGGCACGTCTGGTGGCGCCGCTGACCCGCTGGCGCAACTACGGTGATGTCTATCGCGAAGGCATGAAGGCGGCGCTGGAGCAGATCCACGCCAAGCCCGACCTGTCCAAGGATGTTTACGAAGTGGTCCATAAATCCCTCGTGGACTGA
- a CDS encoding rhomboid family intramembrane serine protease codes for MYRVKQLPAETNLADFSLWLRQKGVEHRITEEGGQQVLWLANSEYTEPVLAALEQFMTRPEVREAVHQTNHSPVFVNGRWQPSPRHAPMVLAIIVVAALVAWFTGLGRQSAAAFFMFVDPTQYGFQSVTERLDAWTTTLAQGEVWRLLTPDLLHFSWSHILFNSVMLWFLGSQVEWFDGRRRLAVIIVFVSLISNTLQYIVSGPLFGGLSGVVYGILGYCWLSQLREPRFQFPPALMVVSLIWILIGFTPIPEMIGIGSMANEAHLGGLLSGLFLAVLPPPHRKS; via the coding sequence TTGTACCGTGTCAAACAGCTTCCGGCCGAGACCAACCTGGCCGATTTCAGTCTGTGGCTGCGTCAGAAAGGCGTGGAGCACCGTATTACTGAAGAGGGCGGCCAGCAGGTGCTCTGGCTCGCCAACAGCGAATACACCGAGCCGGTGCTGGCGGCCCTGGAGCAATTCATGACCCGGCCGGAAGTGCGTGAGGCGGTGCACCAGACCAACCACTCGCCGGTATTCGTCAACGGGCGTTGGCAGCCGTCGCCCCGGCATGCTCCCATGGTGCTTGCCATCATCGTCGTGGCAGCGCTGGTAGCTTGGTTTACGGGCCTTGGCCGCCAGTCCGCCGCTGCCTTCTTCATGTTCGTGGACCCGACCCAGTACGGCTTCCAGTCGGTGACGGAACGTCTCGATGCCTGGACCACAACCCTCGCCCAGGGCGAAGTCTGGCGACTGTTGACGCCGGACCTGCTGCATTTTAGCTGGTCACATATCCTCTTTAACTCTGTGATGCTGTGGTTTCTGGGCAGTCAGGTGGAATGGTTCGACGGGCGACGACGGCTCGCAGTGATCATTGTTTTCGTCAGCTTAATTTCGAACACGCTGCAATATATCGTGTCCGGGCCGTTATTCGGTGGCTTGTCTGGCGTTGTCTACGGCATTCTCGGGTATTGTTGGCTAAGCCAGTTGCGCGAGCCCAGGTTCCAGTTTCCGCCGGCATTGATGGTGGTGTCGCTGATCTGGATACTCATTGGGTTTACCCCCATACCCGAGATGATTGGTATCGGTTCAATGGCCAATGAGGCTCACTTGGGTGGGCTGCTCTCCGGGCTCTTCCTTGCCGTGCTGCCGCCGCCGCACCGAAAATCCTGA
- a CDS encoding metallophosphoesterase, protein MKRSASRGYDIIGDIHGCAHTLAALLEQMGYQKINGIYQHKRRQAVFIGDIIDRGPRIRESLHMVRDMVEHGSAQITMGNHEYNALGYCTRARPGSNRKFLREHNPRHDRLIRETLEQFEHHPHEWNEFLEWFYTLPLFLEIEHFRVVHACWDHRLIEQFKKVQGGNLIDEDFLQASAALDSFAGRVMDRLLRGTDLRLPEGLSIKGRDGFTRHFFRTKFWAENPQTYADVVFQPDPLPEDIANHPLSEAEKKKILSYPLSEPPVFVGHYWRDGRPAPLKPNVACIDYSAVKYGRLVAYRMDDERQLSADKFVWVNVPRPELPSNSQTEDSLTR, encoded by the coding sequence GTGAAGCGGTCAGCCAGCCGGGGCTATGACATTATCGGTGATATCCATGGGTGTGCCCACACCCTGGCAGCCCTGCTGGAGCAGATGGGTTACCAGAAAATCAACGGGATCTACCAGCATAAGCGGCGGCAGGCGGTGTTTATCGGCGATATCATCGATCGCGGCCCGCGTATCCGTGAGTCTCTGCACATGGTAAGGGACATGGTGGAACATGGCTCCGCCCAGATCACCATGGGGAATCACGAGTACAACGCCTTAGGCTATTGCACGCGGGCGCGGCCGGGCAGTAACCGCAAGTTCCTGCGTGAACACAACCCCCGGCATGACCGGCTGATCCGTGAAACCCTGGAGCAGTTCGAGCACCATCCCCACGAGTGGAACGAATTTCTCGAATGGTTTTACACCTTGCCGTTATTCCTGGAGATCGAACATTTCCGTGTGGTCCATGCCTGCTGGGATCACCGCCTTATCGAGCAATTCAAGAAGGTCCAGGGTGGCAACCTGATCGACGAGGATTTCCTCCAGGCCTCCGCGGCGCTGGATTCATTTGCCGGGCGGGTTATGGACCGGCTTCTGCGGGGCACTGACTTGCGGCTTCCAGAAGGTCTGTCGATCAAGGGGCGGGATGGTTTTACCCGCCATTTCTTCCGCACCAAGTTCTGGGCCGAGAATCCTCAGACATACGCGGACGTGGTGTTCCAGCCGGACCCCTTGCCCGAGGACATTGCCAACCATCCGCTGTCCGAAGCAGAGAAGAAGAAAATTCTGTCATACCCCCTGTCGGAACCGCCGGTATTCGTCGGTCATTACTGGCGCGACGGTCGCCCGGCACCGCTCAAGCCCAACGTGGCCTGTATCGACTACAGCGCCGTAAAGTATGGACGCCTGGTGGCTTACCGTATGGACGACGAGCGGCAACTATCCGCTGACAAGTTTGTCTGGGTCAATGTGCCTAGACCGGAGCTGCCCAGTAATTCCCAAACCGAAGATAGCTTGACGAGGTAA
- a CDS encoding NAD(+) kinase has product MEQFRNIGVIGRMNSVKVVETLRHLRTYLVNENYQVILESETATMLPGHGLQVASKKLLGEICDLVIVVGGDGSLLGAARELAKSKIPLLGVNRGRLGFLTDISPDDLEERVGRVLQGEYIEEHRFLLDAHVTRNENPVSFGTALNDVVLHPGKSTRMIGFDLYIDGHFVYSQRSDGLIVSTPTGSTAYSLSAGGPIMHPKLDAVVLVPMFPHTLSSRPIVVDGKSEIKLVIGEDNETYPQVSCDGQMDIACAPGDVIRITKKPFKIRLIHPTDHNFYATCREKLGWASNIAAS; this is encoded by the coding sequence ATGGAGCAATTCAGGAATATCGGGGTCATTGGTCGGATGAATAGCGTCAAGGTGGTCGAGACCTTGCGTCATCTGCGGACCTATCTGGTTAACGAGAATTACCAGGTCATCCTGGAATCGGAGACCGCTACCATGTTGCCCGGTCACGGTCTTCAGGTCGCCAGCAAGAAGCTGCTCGGCGAAATCTGCGACCTGGTCATTGTCGTCGGGGGTGATGGGAGCCTGTTGGGCGCTGCCCGAGAGCTGGCCAAATCCAAGATTCCCCTTCTTGGCGTAAACCGTGGGCGCCTCGGCTTCCTCACGGACATATCGCCTGACGACCTGGAAGAGCGTGTCGGTCGGGTCCTGCAGGGCGAGTACATCGAAGAGCATCGATTCCTGCTGGATGCCCACGTTACGCGCAACGAGAATCCGGTGAGCTTCGGCACCGCGCTGAACGACGTGGTGCTCCATCCCGGCAAATCCACCCGCATGATCGGCTTCGATCTCTATATCGACGGGCACTTTGTCTACAGTCAGCGGTCTGATGGTTTGATTGTTTCAACGCCCACAGGATCGACCGCCTATTCGTTATCAGCGGGCGGACCGATCATGCATCCCAAGCTGGACGCTGTGGTATTGGTACCCATGTTCCCGCATACCCTGAGTAGCCGCCCCATCGTGGTAGATGGTAAGAGTGAGATCAAACTGGTCATCGGCGAAGACAACGAGACCTATCCCCAGGTCAGTTGTGACGGCCAGATGGACATAGCCTGCGCACCGGGCGATGTCATCCGCATCACCAAGAAGCCTTTCAAGATTCGCCTGATACATCCGACGGATCACAATTTCTATGCGACCTGCCGTGAGAAACTCGGTTGGGCCAGCAACATCGCAGCGAGTTGA
- a CDS encoding YeaC family protein, producing MTYEELIERLDPTVYKSLRRAVELGKWPDGRPISGEQRSICMEAVIYYENRHDLPEAERVGYIDRERKKDRAESAGDDASPLRILN from the coding sequence ATGACCTACGAAGAACTGATCGAACGACTGGACCCTACGGTCTACAAAAGCCTGCGGCGGGCAGTCGAGCTGGGAAAATGGCCGGACGGGCGCCCAATTTCCGGCGAGCAGCGGTCTATCTGCATGGAAGCGGTTATCTATTACGAGAACCGCCATGATCTTCCGGAGGCGGAGCGGGTCGGCTATATCGATCGCGAGCGCAAGAAGGACCGCGCAGAAAGCGCTGGCGATGATGCGTCGCCCCTCCGTATCCTTAACTGA
- a CDS encoding DUF2797 domain-containing protein — translation MTTPVIDVQGPLRKMPAEPGKPVSYQMTVGDTRVPLNDLIGRELQLDFGGEIRCIHCDRLTKKSFSQGYCYPCFRKLAACDSCIVSPEKCHYYEGTCREPEWGETHCMVPHVVYLANSSGLKVGITRKTQVPTRWIDQGAIAAIPMLEVATRRLAGLVEVVCKAHVADRTNWRAMLKGDVEALDLEAERERLLETVRSELDELRVEHGEGAIRAVGDSGLDLAYPVEVWPSKIRTHNLDKTPQVAGRLEGVKGQYLILDSGVINIRKFTAYNVRLQVFEERPQTSDLFSS, via the coding sequence ATGACGACTCCGGTAATCGACGTTCAGGGCCCGCTCCGCAAGATGCCAGCGGAGCCGGGGAAACCGGTGAGCTACCAGATGACGGTGGGTGACACCCGGGTCCCGCTCAATGACCTGATCGGTCGCGAACTGCAGTTGGATTTCGGCGGCGAGATCCGTTGCATCCATTGTGATCGCTTGACGAAAAAGAGCTTCAGTCAGGGTTATTGCTATCCCTGCTTCCGGAAGCTGGCAGCCTGTGACAGCTGTATCGTCAGCCCGGAAAAATGTCACTATTACGAAGGGACCTGCCGGGAGCCCGAATGGGGGGAGACCCATTGCATGGTCCCCCATGTCGTCTACCTGGCCAACTCATCCGGTTTGAAAGTGGGGATTACCCGCAAGACCCAGGTGCCGACCCGCTGGATCGATCAGGGCGCAATAGCCGCCATTCCGATGCTGGAGGTAGCGACCCGTCGCCTGGCCGGTCTGGTGGAGGTGGTCTGTAAAGCCCACGTGGCCGATCGTACGAACTGGCGCGCCATGCTCAAGGGCGATGTCGAGGCGCTCGACCTTGAGGCTGAGCGCGAACGCCTGTTGGAAACGGTCCGCTCGGAACTCGACGAACTGCGAGTGGAGCACGGCGAGGGTGCGATTCGTGCCGTCGGGGATAGTGGGTTAGACCTGGCCTATCCCGTGGAGGTCTGGCCGAGCAAGATCCGCACCCATAACCTGGACAAGACCCCCCAAGTGGCGGGCCGCCTGGAAGGCGTAAAAGGGCAGTACCTGATCCTGGATAGCGGTGTGATCAATATCCGTAAATTCACCGCGTACAATGTCCGTCTACAGGTATTCGAAGAGCGTCCGCAGACGTCGGATCTCTTTTCAAGCTGA